Proteins from a single region of Nocardiopsis dassonvillei subsp. dassonvillei DSM 43111:
- a CDS encoding bile acid:sodium symporter family protein, translating into MSVLTRVADFVGRWFALLVLAGGIAGLAAPGQAALLAPYISLLLGVIMFGMGLTMRPVDFAIVARHPKAVVLGVLAQYTVMPLLGWGIAHLLNLPPLLVVGMILVGSSPGGTASNVIVYLARGDVALSVAMTSISTLIAPVLTPLLVLALAGSTLPVAAGDLFVSILQVVLVPVLAGLLLRMAARRFVERVLPVLPLVSVLGIVVVVAAVVGANADAVLSSGLLVALAVVLHNSLGLTLGYLLGVVTKLPETARRAVSVEVGMQNSGLAAALATAHFAPLAALPGALFSVWHNISGALVATYWARRPPADVPAESEPTGSGTEGSTGA; encoded by the coding sequence ATGTCAGTTCTCACGCGCGTCGCCGACTTCGTCGGCAGGTGGTTCGCCCTGCTGGTCCTCGCCGGAGGGATCGCGGGCCTGGCCGCCCCCGGGCAGGCCGCCCTCCTCGCCCCCTACATCTCCCTGCTGCTCGGGGTGATCATGTTCGGCATGGGGCTCACCATGCGCCCCGTGGACTTCGCGATCGTGGCCAGACATCCCAAGGCCGTCGTCCTCGGCGTCCTGGCCCAGTACACGGTCATGCCGCTGCTGGGCTGGGGGATCGCCCACCTCCTCAACCTGCCGCCGCTGCTCGTGGTGGGCATGATCCTGGTCGGCTCCTCCCCCGGCGGCACCGCCTCCAACGTCATCGTCTACCTCGCCCGCGGCGACGTGGCCCTGTCGGTGGCGATGACCTCGATCTCCACCCTGATCGCCCCGGTGCTGACCCCGCTCCTGGTCCTGGCCCTGGCCGGTTCCACCCTGCCCGTCGCCGCCGGCGACCTGTTCGTCTCCATCCTCCAGGTCGTCCTGGTCCCGGTCCTGGCCGGACTGCTGCTGCGCATGGCCGCGCGACGGTTCGTGGAGAGGGTCCTGCCCGTCCTGCCGCTGGTGTCCGTCCTCGGCATCGTCGTCGTGGTCGCCGCGGTGGTGGGCGCCAACGCCGACGCCGTGCTCTCCTCCGGCCTCCTGGTCGCCCTGGCCGTGGTGCTGCACAACTCCCTGGGCCTGACGCTCGGCTACCTGCTCGGCGTGGTCACCAAGCTGCCCGAGACCGCCCGCCGCGCGGTCAGCGTCGAGGTGGGGATGCAGAACTCCGGTCTCGCCGCGGCCCTGGCGACCGCCCACTTCGCCCCGCTCGCCGCCCTGCCCGGCGCCCTGTTCTCGGTCTGGCACAACATCTCCGGCGCGCTCGTGGCCACCTACTGGGCCCGCCGCCCGCCCGCGGACGTCCCGGCCGAGTCCGAGCCGACGGGGAGCGGCACGGAGGGCTCGACCGGGGCCTGA
- a CDS encoding restriction endonuclease translates to MTDISPDDATEDRTYPDMTYPDEGRRGPREWRFVWRHRYALVLGLVVALMVGAWVAQSSARPLLWAVAALGVAALLWWCRMRLRLAREKWRVARVDLSEVDRMTGVEFEEHVAGLMRTHGYTAVTVVGGADDGGVDVLGRAPDGQAVVVQCKRWNSPVPPNEVRAFLGVLATSYEGYRGVFVASNGFTEAAAREGEGYMTLVDRERLARWMGGSGAPEPPPA, encoded by the coding sequence ATGACCGACATCTCCCCGGACGACGCGACCGAAGACAGGACGTACCCCGACATGACGTACCCCGACGAGGGCCGGAGAGGCCCCCGGGAGTGGCGGTTCGTGTGGCGCCACCGGTACGCCCTCGTGCTGGGCCTGGTCGTGGCGCTGATGGTCGGCGCGTGGGTGGCCCAGAGTTCGGCGCGGCCGCTGCTGTGGGCGGTGGCGGCGCTGGGGGTGGCGGCCCTGCTGTGGTGGTGCCGCATGCGGCTGCGCCTGGCCCGGGAGAAGTGGCGGGTGGCGCGGGTCGACCTGTCGGAGGTCGACCGGATGACCGGTGTGGAGTTCGAGGAGCACGTGGCGGGGCTGATGCGCACGCACGGCTACACCGCCGTGACGGTGGTCGGCGGGGCTGACGACGGAGGGGTGGACGTGCTGGGCCGGGCACCGGACGGGCAGGCCGTGGTGGTGCAGTGCAAGCGGTGGAACAGCCCGGTGCCCCCGAACGAGGTCCGCGCCTTCCTCGGCGTCCTCGCCACCAGTTACGAGGGGTACCGGGGGGTGTTCGTGGCCTCGAACGGCTTCACCGAGGCCGCCGCCCGTGAGGGCGAGGGGTACATGACCCTGGTGGACCGGGAGCGGTTGGCGCGGTGGATGGGCGGTTCGGGCGCGCCCGAACCGCCTCCGGCGTGA
- a CDS encoding DUF4253 domain-containing protein codes for MDDPQKTLSVQLPPGHTVSSEDGTPLLWLSHDSAPAGLWSELLAEHHRSGLWPLLLEGMYGDPVRPWESQELFPGWISSPGDHDPAELLARWWRQHASGEEADPGNDPRSTTAPYGASWPGPAPAADVPEGAPERTAAECAELLVEHVPGMRMGLVPAASGAEAIAASGWAGPLNYDNDTAVFAAVVADWERRFGVRVLGMGFASLTLAVGAPPTDSGQALRVAAEHFAFCPDNLWQGSHRDLRAYAEILVDRPVWQFWWD; via the coding sequence ATGGACGACCCCCAGAAGACGCTCTCCGTACAGCTTCCGCCCGGACACACGGTGTCCTCGGAGGACGGCACGCCGCTGCTGTGGCTGAGCCACGACTCCGCGCCGGCCGGACTGTGGTCCGAGCTCCTGGCCGAGCACCACCGTTCCGGACTGTGGCCGCTGCTGCTGGAAGGGATGTACGGGGACCCGGTACGGCCCTGGGAGTCCCAGGAGCTGTTCCCCGGCTGGATCTCCTCACCGGGAGACCACGACCCGGCGGAACTGCTCGCCCGGTGGTGGAGACAGCACGCCTCCGGCGAGGAGGCCGATCCGGGCAACGATCCGCGGTCGACCACCGCTCCCTACGGGGCGTCGTGGCCCGGCCCGGCCCCCGCCGCGGACGTGCCCGAGGGAGCGCCCGAGCGGACCGCCGCCGAATGCGCCGAACTCCTCGTCGAACACGTGCCGGGGATGCGGATGGGGCTGGTCCCGGCCGCCTCGGGCGCCGAGGCCATCGCCGCTTCCGGATGGGCGGGGCCGCTCAACTACGACAACGACACCGCCGTGTTCGCGGCCGTCGTGGCCGACTGGGAACGCCGCTTCGGAGTGCGCGTGCTGGGCATGGGGTTCGCGAGCCTCACCCTGGCGGTCGGCGCCCCGCCGACCGACAGCGGGCAGGCGCTGCGCGTGGCGGCCGAGCACTTCGCGTTCTGCCCGGACAACCTCTGGCAGGGTTCCCACCGCGACCTGAGGGCCTACGCCGAGATACTCGTCGACCGTCCGGTCTGGCAGTTCTGGTGGGACTGA